The Lycium barbarum isolate Lr01 chromosome 12, ASM1917538v2, whole genome shotgun sequence genome includes a region encoding these proteins:
- the LOC132623185 gene encoding uncharacterized protein LOC132623185 isoform X1: MTVKYAEEAHQVMLRSFSGDNTENNSGVHQDGLLEEEDLCEAQKKFICSAAITTLSMLEANVMLQYSCDKIWRTQIVVHDHYKHNLRLYNFQDGGETKNSLWSFNSRTT, from the exons ATGACTGTAAAATATGCTGAAGAGGCTCACCAAGTCATGTTGAG GAGCTTTAGTGGCGATAACACAGAAAATAATTCAGGTGTACACCAAGACGGATTGCTGGAGGAGGAAGATCTGTGTGAGGCTCAAAAGAAATTCATTTGCTCAGCTGCCATTACTACTTTGAGTAT GCTCGAGGCAAATGTCATGCTACAATATTCATGTGATAAG ATTTGGAGAACTCAGATAGTTGTGCATGACCACTACAAGCACAACTTAAggctctacaactttcaagatGGAGGAGAAACAAAAAATAGTCTGTGGTCGTTCAATTCTCGGACTACCTAA
- the LOC132623185 gene encoding uncharacterized protein LOC132623185 isoform X2, translating into MRYELSESLRWSFSGDNTENNSGVHQDGLLEEEDLCEAQKKFICSAAITTLSMLEANVMLQYSCDKIWRTQIVVHDHYKHNLRLYNFQDGGETKNSLWSFNSRTT; encoded by the exons ATGAGATATGAGCTTTCAGAGTCTCTTCGCTG GAGCTTTAGTGGCGATAACACAGAAAATAATTCAGGTGTACACCAAGACGGATTGCTGGAGGAGGAAGATCTGTGTGAGGCTCAAAAGAAATTCATTTGCTCAGCTGCCATTACTACTTTGAGTAT GCTCGAGGCAAATGTCATGCTACAATATTCATGTGATAAG ATTTGGAGAACTCAGATAGTTGTGCATGACCACTACAAGCACAACTTAAggctctacaactttcaagatGGAGGAGAAACAAAAAATAGTCTGTGGTCGTTCAATTCTCGGACTACCTAA
- the LOC132623185 gene encoding uncharacterized protein LOC132623185 isoform X3 has translation MSFQSLFAGVHQDGLLEEEDLCEAQKKFICSAAITTLSMLEANVMLQYSCDKIWRTQIVVHDHYKHNLRLYNFQDGGETKNSLWSFNSRTT, from the exons ATGAGCTTTCAGAGTCTCTTCGCTG GTGTACACCAAGACGGATTGCTGGAGGAGGAAGATCTGTGTGAGGCTCAAAAGAAATTCATTTGCTCAGCTGCCATTACTACTTTGAGTAT GCTCGAGGCAAATGTCATGCTACAATATTCATGTGATAAG ATTTGGAGAACTCAGATAGTTGTGCATGACCACTACAAGCACAACTTAAggctctacaactttcaagatGGAGGAGAAACAAAAAATAGTCTGTGGTCGTTCAATTCTCGGACTACCTAA